In Xiphophorus hellerii strain 12219 chromosome 4, Xiphophorus_hellerii-4.1, whole genome shotgun sequence, a single genomic region encodes these proteins:
- the LOC116718773 gene encoding urokinase plasminogen activator surface receptor-like: protein MFLFTLVLVVLFLPEADTLKCECVPGPYVNCYAETIECSSQNYSCLVATEVKVKDGANITEWNYKGCIMSELCLNYSVNYGAYRIVQNSRCCSEDLCNAQINYTKPEYNSTPNGKKCFSCDGENRMKTLNCAGNQNYCVKVTENVDGTSLTLKGCASELVCSDHFSSRVNQFTEAKISFCQGNYCSSTSSTSSASSTSPTLLLLLVSLLFSNLFS from the exons ATGTTCCTCTTCACTTTGGTGCTCGTGGTGCTGTTTCTACCGGAAG ctgaCACCCTGAAATGTGAATGTGTACCTGGCCCCTATGTAAATTGCTATGCAGAAACAATTGAATGTTCCTCACAGAACTATAGTTGTTTAGTAGCAACAGAAGTCAAAGTTAAAG ATGGTGCAAACATTACTGAGTGGAACTACAAAGGTTGCATTATGTCTGAACTGTGTCTTAATTACTCTGTCAACTATGGAGCttacagaattgtacaaaaCAGCAGGTGCTGCAGTGAAGATCTCTGCAACGCCCAGATTAACTACACAAAACCTG AGTACAATTCCACtccaaatggaaaaaagtgCTTCAGCTGTGATGGAGAAAACCGCATGAAAACCCTTAACTGTGCAGGAAATCAAAACTACTGCGTTAAAGTAACAG aaaatgtaGATGGAACAAGTCTGACGCTGAAGGGATGTGCCTCTGAGTTGGTGTGCTCAGATCATTTCTCTTCACGGGTGAATCAGTTCACTGAAGCGAAGATTAGCTTCTGCCAGGGCAACTAttgcagcagcaccagcagcaccagcagcgcCAGCAGCACCAGTCCCACCCTGCTGCTCCTGTTGgtgtctctgttgttttctAACTTATTTTCTTAG
- the LOC116718749 gene encoding anionic trypsin-like: MALLKVLLLLGLGASVNSDVSLQKRIIGGYDCHHTERLYHVRLESSNGIYTTLCGGSLIHPEWILTAAHCWKSEPGWTNVATLKVHPQTAEQQRLVILQAPKIYTRFGQHHDIMLLKLETPVTDVPLARLPHRRYRLRRGDVVQLAGEGETTVSPNNEQLPPGAPIPAHLQCVDMKVDQVSVVMPTFGILFYVKTPNKDVCYGDDGGAVVYDGMIYGVISLGQPYYTCQSHAAVVDVCEYLGWIKFTVGLI; the protein is encoded by the exons ATGGCtctgctgaaggttctgctgctgctggggctgg gtgcTTCAGTGAactcagatgtttctctgcagaagagAATCATTGGAGGTTATGACTGTCATCACACGGAGCGTCTTTATCATGTTCGGCTGGAGAGCAGCAATGGTATTTATACGACCCTCTGTGGAGGATCTCTGATCCACCCTGAGTGGATCCTGACTGCAGCTCACTGCTGGAAGTCGGAGCCAGGATG GACTAATGTAGCAACTTTAAAAGTTCATCCACAGACTGCTGAGCAGCAGAGACTGGTAATCCTACAAGCTCCTAAGATTTATACGCGTTTCGGCCAGCACCATGACATCATGTTGCTGAAGCTTGAGACACCAGTAACAGATGTTCCACTTGCTCGGCTACCACACCGCAGGTATCGTCTTAGAAG AGGCGATGTTGTTCAGCTGGCAGGAGAGGGAGAAACGACAGTCAGCCCCAATAATGAGCAAT TGCCCCCCGGTGCTCCTATTCCAGCACATCTTCAGTGTGTCGACATGAAAGTTGATCAGGTTTCCGTTGTCATGCCGACGTTTGGCATTTTATTCTATGTTAAAACACCGAACAAGGATGTATGCTAT GGCGACGATGGTGGAGCAGTGGTGTACGACGGCATGATTTATGGTGTGATTTCTCTTGGTCAACCATACTACACATGTCAGAGTCACGCTGCAGTCGTGGATGTGTGTGAATATCTGGGGTGgataaaatttacagttggGCTTATTTAA